One genomic window of Halorhodospira halophila includes the following:
- the miaA gene encoding tRNA (adenosine(37)-N6)-dimethylallyltransferase MiaA — MAAPVVFIMGPTAVGKSELALSLAERLGGEIVSVDSAQIYRGLDIGTAKPSRAVRARCPHHLIDIRDPVERYSAAEFARDAQAAIAAIRGRGRLPVLVGGTGLYFQALQHGLSPMPPADTRIRAELAAEEAAHGVQALHRRLWALDPESAARLHPNDSQRIQRALEVYRLTGRPLSEVQREPGLPGLDEAPLKVILEPPERAWLHRRIEARFRAMLAAGLVGEVVALHRRGDLGEELPAIRAVGYRQVWHYLEGACDHPTMIRRGLRATRQYAKRQITWLRGQDDGVRFTAGDGLEARVHSYVTGALGGV; from the coding sequence ATGGCGGCGCCGGTGGTCTTCATCATGGGGCCTACCGCCGTCGGCAAGAGCGAGCTGGCCCTCTCCCTGGCCGAGCGGCTGGGCGGGGAGATCGTCAGTGTCGATTCGGCGCAGATCTATCGAGGGTTGGATATCGGGACCGCCAAGCCCTCCCGCGCGGTGCGCGCGCGCTGCCCGCACCATCTGATCGACATCCGCGACCCGGTCGAGCGCTACTCGGCGGCGGAGTTCGCCCGCGACGCCCAGGCGGCCATCGCCGCCATCCGCGGCCGCGGGCGGTTGCCGGTGCTTGTCGGTGGGACCGGTCTCTATTTCCAGGCGCTTCAGCACGGGCTCTCACCCATGCCGCCGGCGGATACCCGGATCCGCGCCGAGTTGGCGGCGGAGGAGGCGGCCCACGGCGTGCAGGCGCTGCATCGGCGGTTGTGGGCCCTGGATCCGGAGAGTGCCGCACGGCTGCACCCCAACGACAGCCAGCGCATCCAGCGGGCGCTGGAGGTCTACCGGCTCACCGGCCGACCGCTGAGCGAGGTCCAGCGCGAGCCGGGGCTGCCGGGGCTGGACGAGGCGCCGCTGAAGGTCATCCTCGAGCCGCCGGAGCGTGCCTGGCTGCACCGGCGCATCGAGGCCCGTTTCCGGGCCATGCTCGCCGCCGGGCTGGTGGGCGAGGTGGTGGCGCTGCACCGCCGCGGCGATCTGGGCGAGGAACTCCCGGCGATTCGTGCGGTCGGATACAGGCAAGTCTGGCATTACCTGGAAGGCGCCTGCGACCACCCCACGATGATCCGCCGGGGGCTGCGCGCCACGCGTCAGTACGCCAAGCGCCAGATCACCTGGTTGCGCGG
- the mutL gene encoding DNA mismatch repair endonuclease MutL, producing MSTRGIHPLPDNLIDQIAAGEVVERPGSVVKELVENSLDAGAGRIEVQIERGGKQRIRIADDGGGIPPGELELALRRHATSKLTGLEELERIASLGFRGEALPSIAAVSRLTLASRTADDELGYQLRCDGGALGAPEPVAQPPGTTVTVDDLFYNTPGRRKFLRTERTELYHVQEALRRLALSRFDVGFSLAHQGRRLWSVAPAVSETERHERLAELLGRAFADHALAVELEGAGLQLSGWLGLPTAARRQGDLQYLFVNGRLVRDRGAAHGIRQAYSDCLYRDHYPAYVLFLEMDPARVDVNVHPMKHEVRFRDGRTVHDFLARRIADALATVDPAGAAAPAATGSPGRAPSAGVGTAPGAASAVAPRAGADGSQGGTAELGLPLAEARQLYGGGAGAPAGTPGSAGAPAAPAEPATPGDPATRQEAEPELGHAVGQIRDAYILAESQRGLVVVDMHAAHERVVYERMKAQLAASGIATQSLLVPVSVPVPPAEAERVELHAATLAQAGLEVDRAGPESVRVHRVPALLAEADAAALVRDAVAALEAEGAGGGVEDRVHALLAQMACHGSVRAGRRLERAEMDALLRDIERTPRAAQCNHGRPTYTVLDDEALARLFMRGR from the coding sequence ATGAGTACGCGCGGCATTCACCCCCTGCCGGATAATCTGATCGACCAGATCGCCGCGGGCGAGGTGGTCGAGCGCCCCGGGTCGGTGGTCAAGGAGCTGGTCGAGAACAGCCTTGACGCCGGCGCCGGGCGCATCGAGGTGCAGATCGAGCGCGGCGGCAAGCAGCGTATCCGCATCGCCGACGACGGCGGCGGCATCCCGCCCGGGGAGCTGGAGCTGGCCCTGCGTCGGCACGCGACCAGCAAGCTCACCGGCCTCGAGGAGCTGGAGCGGATCGCCAGCCTCGGGTTCCGCGGCGAGGCGCTGCCGAGTATCGCCGCCGTTTCGCGGCTGACCCTGGCCTCGCGCACCGCCGACGACGAGCTCGGTTATCAGCTGCGGTGCGACGGTGGGGCGCTGGGCGCGCCGGAGCCGGTGGCCCAGCCGCCGGGGACCACCGTCACCGTCGATGATCTCTTCTACAACACCCCGGGGCGGCGCAAGTTCCTGCGCACCGAGCGAACCGAGCTTTACCACGTCCAGGAGGCGCTGCGCCGGTTGGCGCTGAGCCGGTTCGATGTCGGTTTCTCGCTCGCCCACCAGGGGCGGCGGCTGTGGTCGGTGGCCCCGGCGGTCAGTGAGACGGAGCGCCACGAGCGCCTTGCCGAGCTGCTGGGGCGTGCCTTCGCCGATCACGCCCTGGCGGTGGAGCTGGAGGGCGCCGGGCTGCAACTCAGCGGCTGGCTGGGGCTGCCCACCGCGGCGCGGCGCCAGGGGGATCTGCAGTATCTGTTCGTCAACGGGCGGCTGGTGCGTGACCGGGGGGCGGCTCACGGGATTCGCCAGGCCTACAGCGACTGCCTCTACCGGGACCACTACCCCGCCTATGTCCTTTTCCTGGAGATGGATCCGGCGCGGGTCGACGTCAACGTCCACCCGATGAAGCACGAGGTGCGTTTCCGTGACGGGCGCACGGTGCACGACTTCCTGGCACGGCGGATTGCCGACGCCCTGGCGACGGTGGATCCGGCCGGCGCGGCGGCACCCGCGGCGACGGGTTCGCCTGGTAGGGCCCCGTCCGCCGGTGTTGGCACGGCCCCGGGGGCGGCGTCGGCTGTAGCGCCGCGTGCCGGGGCCGACGGATCGCAGGGTGGCACCGCGGAGCTGGGGCTGCCCCTGGCTGAGGCCCGGCAGCTCTATGGCGGTGGCGCCGGTGCGCCCGCCGGTACCCCGGGGAGCGCGGGGGCACCGGCTGCCCCCGCAGAGCCAGCCACCCCGGGGGATCCGGCCACCCGGCAGGAGGCCGAGCCGGAGCTGGGCCACGCCGTGGGGCAGATCCGTGACGCCTACATCCTTGCCGAGTCCCAGCGGGGCTTGGTAGTGGTGGACATGCACGCCGCCCACGAGCGAGTGGTCTACGAGCGGATGAAGGCGCAGCTGGCGGCCTCGGGGATCGCCACCCAGTCGCTGCTTGTGCCGGTGAGCGTTCCGGTGCCCCCCGCCGAAGCCGAGCGGGTGGAGCTGCACGCAGCCACCCTGGCGCAGGCCGGTCTGGAGGTGGATCGGGCCGGCCCGGAGTCGGTGCGGGTGCACCGGGTGCCGGCGCTGCTCGCCGAGGCCGACGCGGCGGCGCTGGTCCGCGACGCGGTGGCGGCGCTGGAGGCGGAAGGGGCGGGCGGTGGCGTGGAGGACCGGGTGCACGCGCTACTCGCGCAGATGGCCTGCCACGGCTCGGTGCGCGCCGGGCGCCGCCTGGAGCGGGCCGAGATGGACGCCCTGTTGCGTGATATCGAGCGCACCCCGCGGGCGGCACAGTGCAACCACGGCCGGCCCACCTACACCGTGCTCGACGACGAGGCGCTGGCGCGGCTGTTCATGCGGGGGCGGTGA